Below is a genomic region from Chromatiaceae bacterium.
GTCGCGAGTTTCAAACGGCGCGCATCGTCGAATTCGTAGACGAAGATGTCACGCAACCGGGCGCCCGGGAGAATCCCGCGAATGTTGACGAACGATCGCCCGTCACGCGCCCAGAAACCGTAATTGGTCTTCAATGTGACCTTTTCCTGGGTCTGTTCGATGCGGTGCTGCAGTCCCCATTGCTCGGCGGCCGGTGCAACGTATTCGCCGAACAGAAAGACCACCAGCATCATCACCGCCCCGGTCTTCAGCACCGCCCAAACGATCTGTCGCAGCGAAAATCCGGCGGCGCGCATCGCCACCAATTCGCCGTTGGCGCCCATCGCACCAAGACCGATCAGACTGCCGATCAATGCCGCGACCGGAAATGCCTCGAAAATGTAGCGCGGCGCTGTCGACAGGGTCACGAGGAAGGCGTCTACCATCTGGTAGTTACCCTTGCCGACGTCGTCCATCTCTTCCATGACGCCGAAGAACAGCAACAGGATCACCAGTACCAGCAAGGTGGTCGCTGTCGCCTTGATCATGGTGCCGCCGATGTAACGATCCAGCAGTGTCGTCATGATTGGCGCGTCGTCCAACGCCGGCGTTGCACCGTCAGCCAATTCGAATCGGCCAACATGATCCCGCCGGCAACGAACAGCATCAGCAGCGGCAACCACCACATTCCGATCCACTCGGGCACGGCGCCGGTCGCCAGCCACCGCTCGGCCACCCGCTGCAGGTTCATGAAGATGAAATACAGCACCACCGCGAACAACAGTCGCCCATAGACCCCGGAGCGCGGGGGTGAACGCGCCAGCGGCACCGCCAGCACGCCGAACGCGATCAATGCGAGGGGCACCGAGATACGGTATTGCAGTTCGGCACGATCACTCGGTTCGCCCGAGGCGAGCAGCACCTGCCAGGATTTGGCACTCTGCGGGACCCTGAGTCCGCCGGATTCCAATGTCGGTATCCGGACCGCATATTCGTCGAAGCGTCCGACCGTGTAGTCCAGACGGCCTGGCACCCCTTCGTAGCGATGCCCGTCGGTGAGGATCACGAATCGTTCCCCCGTCTTCGGATCGGTCGTCTGATAGGCCTCTTCCGCGGTGACCAGGCCGAGCTTGCCCTGTTGCCGGTCCTGTACGAACACCCCCTCGAGTTTTACGCCGTCAGCGCTCAATCTTTCGGTATAGACGACCAGCCCTCCCTGGCTGAACTCGTTGAATCGGCCCGGTCGCACGCCCGACAGATCCGCGGTACTCGACTCTTCCGCCTGCAAGCGGGTGACCTGCGACTTCGCCCACGGCAGCAGTTCCATCACCAGCACGGTGACCACAATCGCCAACGGCAGGGCGGCGAGCAATACCGACCGGAAGATGCGCGCCGGGCCGACGCCGGAGGCTGCGAGCGCAACCATCTCGCTGTCGCGGTGCATGCGCCCCAGGACCCACAACACCGCGAAAAAAAATGCCGGGGGGACAATCAGGCCGAGTGTCTTGACCAGTTCGAGCCCGACGACCAGCAGCAGGATATTGGTACTCAACAGTCCACTGGCGGCCTTACCCAGGTAGCGCACCAGGATGTTCGAGACGAACACCAGCATGATCACCAGCAGCACCACAACCAGTGTCTTGAGGATTTCACGCAGCAGCAGGCGGTCAATGATCCCCATCTCGCTTCCCTTACGCTCCCGATTCGCTACACTCAGGCGTCGACAATGCCGAACCTTACCGTTATCCACGATCGTGCGGAAGCGCGCACAGACGCATCCTGCACATCTGAGAGGTCCCATGGAGTACAACTGCAAACTCGGTGCTGCAGAAAGCATCAAGACCGCCTGTCTGGTCGTCGGAGTCTTCAAGAACAACCGTTTGACGCCGCAGGTCGAAACGCTGGACCAGGCGCTCGGCGGTCAGATCAAGGCGGTCCTCAAGCGCCAGGATTTTTCTGCCGACTCGGGTGAAATCCAGTTGCTCTATGAACCCCGGAACTGCGCGGCAGAACGGGTCCTGCTGGTTGGTCTGGGCGAGGAAAAGGATTTTTCCGCCCGCACCTACGGCCAGGCACTGTTACCGGCGTTCTCTCGGCTCGAGAAATCCGGAGCTGCCAACTGCCTGGTGATGCTGCCGAACGATGCCAAAGACGATTCCACCTACCGACTG
It encodes:
- the lptG gene encoding LPS export ABC transporter permease LptG, which encodes MTTLLDRYIGGTMIKATATTLLVLVILLLFFGVMEEMDDVGKGNYQMVDAFLVTLSTAPRYIFEAFPVAALIGSLIGLGAMGANGELVAMRAAGFSLRQIVWAVLKTGAVMMLVVFLFGEYVAPAAEQWGLQHRIEQTQEKVTLKTNYGFWARDGRSFVNIRGILPGARLRDIFVYEFDDARRLKLATRAERAVHRGDHWLMFDIAQTQISEQGVSERRLAQARWDSLLDPGLLSAVLIQPNMLPIGELYRYIQVMRENDQSATDYEVAFWVKLATPLATLVMLFISVPFVLAHQRFVSMGQRVFLGVVLGMAFYTLSRGMSYVAVVYEFSPLLSALLPAAAFLAIGLQMMRKVR
- the lptF gene encoding LPS export ABC transporter permease LptF, which translates into the protein MGIIDRLLLREILKTLVVVLLVIMLVFVSNILVRYLGKAASGLLSTNILLLVVGLELVKTLGLIVPPAFFFAVLWVLGRMHRDSEMVALAASGVGPARIFRSVLLAALPLAIVVTVLVMELLPWAKSQVTRLQAEESSTADLSGVRPGRFNEFSQGGLVVYTERLSADGVKLEGVFVQDRQQGKLGLVTAEEAYQTTDPKTGERFVILTDGHRYEGVPGRLDYTVGRFDEYAVRIPTLESGGLRVPQSAKSWQVLLASGEPSDRAELQYRISVPLALIAFGVLAVPLARSPPRSGVYGRLLFAVVLYFIFMNLQRVAERWLATGAVPEWIGMWWLPLLMLFVAGGIMLADSNWLTVQRRRWTTRQS